The Euphorbia lathyris chromosome 2, ddEupLath1.1, whole genome shotgun sequence genome includes a window with the following:
- the LOC136220932 gene encoding transcription factor FAMA isoform X1 — protein sequence MLYGSDYEHTLLQAAFTGLDYEHTLSLDHHPLKPQIGESSGEDNNNNNGITDYMMNHPHQQQQLSFADVMQFADFGPKLGLNQTGGIDPVYFLKFPVLNDKRDEHDESLMIPQLGEDEKGIRDFEEEARVSDTSVQLQFAGVQDQFHLQNKSNNNNNALPEVKNKRKRPRSVKTSEEVESQRMTHIAVERNRRKQMNEHLRVLRSLMPGSYVQRGDQASIIGGAIEFVRELEQLLQCLESQKRRRLYGEASRQIGGGESSPPQLPLAIQQNQPPFFVSQLPTDEMKLIEYETGLREETAENKSCLADVEVKLLGFDAIIKILSRRRPGQLIKTIAGLEDLQLNILHTNITTIEQTVLYSFNVKIGSESGISAEDIASSVQQIFSFIHANSGM from the exons ATGTTATATGGGTCTGATTATGAACATACTTTGTTGCAGGCAGCTTTTACTGGTCTAGACTATGAGCACACTTTGTCTCTTGACCACCACCCCCTAAAGCCCCAAATCGGAGAATCTTCCGGCGaggacaacaacaacaacaatggaaTCACTGATTATATGATGAACCATCCTCATCAACAGCAACAATTGAGCTTTGCAGATGTTATGCAGTTTGCTGATTTTGGGCCTAAATTGGGGTTGAATCAGACCGGTGGTATTGATCCGGTTTACTTCTTGAAGTTTCCGGTGTTGAATGATAAGAGAGATGAACATGATGAGTCTCTGATGATTCCTCAATTGGGAGAAGATGAGAAAGGAATCAGAGATTTTGAAGAGGAAGCTAGGGTTTCGGATACATCGGTGCAACTTCAGTTCGCCGGAGTTCAAGATCAATTTCATCTTCAAAACAAGagtaacaacaacaacaacgcTTTGCCGGAGGTGAAGAATAAGAGGAAAAGACCGAGAAGTGTCAAGACAAGTGAAGAAGTTGAGAGCCAAAGGATGACTCATATAGCCGTTGAACGTAACCGGAGGAAACAAATGAATGAACATCTTCGTGTTCTCCGGTCACTTATGCCCGGCTCTTATGTTCAAAGG GGCGATCAAGCTTCGATAATAGGTGGAGCAATCGAGTTCGTGAGGGAATTAGAGCAACTTCTCCAATGTTTAGAATCACAAAAACGGAGACGGTTATACGGAGAAGCTTCGAGACAGATCGGAGGAGGAGAGTCGTCTCCTCCGCAGCTGCCTCTTGCAATTCAGCAGAATCAGCCACCGTTCTTCGTCTCTCAATTACCTACTGATGAAATGAAACTGATCGAATACGAAACCGGACTCCGAGAAGAAACTGCTGAGAACAAATCATGTTTAGCTGATGTTGAGGTTAAGCTTTTAGGGTTTGACgccatcatcaaaattctctcCCGGAGAAGGCCCGGACAGCTGATTAAAACCATCGCCGGTCTAGAAGACTTGCAGCTTAATATCCTCCATACCAACATTACAACTATTGAACAAACTGTTCTTTATTCTTTCAACGTTAAG ATTGGGAGTGAAAGTGGAATATCAGCAGAAGATATAGCAAGCTCGGTTCAACAGATTTTCAGTTTCATTCATGCTAACAGTGGCATGTGA
- the LOC136220932 gene encoding transcription factor FAMA isoform X2 — protein MDKEEDNYSAAFTGLDYEHTLSLDHHPLKPQIGESSGEDNNNNNGITDYMMNHPHQQQQLSFADVMQFADFGPKLGLNQTGGIDPVYFLKFPVLNDKRDEHDESLMIPQLGEDEKGIRDFEEEARVSDTSVQLQFAGVQDQFHLQNKSNNNNNALPEVKNKRKRPRSVKTSEEVESQRMTHIAVERNRRKQMNEHLRVLRSLMPGSYVQRGDQASIIGGAIEFVRELEQLLQCLESQKRRRLYGEASRQIGGGESSPPQLPLAIQQNQPPFFVSQLPTDEMKLIEYETGLREETAENKSCLADVEVKLLGFDAIIKILSRRRPGQLIKTIAGLEDLQLNILHTNITTIEQTVLYSFNVKIGSESGISAEDIASSVQQIFSFIHANSGM, from the exons atGGATAAAGAAGAAGACAACTACTCG GCAGCTTTTACTGGTCTAGACTATGAGCACACTTTGTCTCTTGACCACCACCCCCTAAAGCCCCAAATCGGAGAATCTTCCGGCGaggacaacaacaacaacaatggaaTCACTGATTATATGATGAACCATCCTCATCAACAGCAACAATTGAGCTTTGCAGATGTTATGCAGTTTGCTGATTTTGGGCCTAAATTGGGGTTGAATCAGACCGGTGGTATTGATCCGGTTTACTTCTTGAAGTTTCCGGTGTTGAATGATAAGAGAGATGAACATGATGAGTCTCTGATGATTCCTCAATTGGGAGAAGATGAGAAAGGAATCAGAGATTTTGAAGAGGAAGCTAGGGTTTCGGATACATCGGTGCAACTTCAGTTCGCCGGAGTTCAAGATCAATTTCATCTTCAAAACAAGagtaacaacaacaacaacgcTTTGCCGGAGGTGAAGAATAAGAGGAAAAGACCGAGAAGTGTCAAGACAAGTGAAGAAGTTGAGAGCCAAAGGATGACTCATATAGCCGTTGAACGTAACCGGAGGAAACAAATGAATGAACATCTTCGTGTTCTCCGGTCACTTATGCCCGGCTCTTATGTTCAAAGG GGCGATCAAGCTTCGATAATAGGTGGAGCAATCGAGTTCGTGAGGGAATTAGAGCAACTTCTCCAATGTTTAGAATCACAAAAACGGAGACGGTTATACGGAGAAGCTTCGAGACAGATCGGAGGAGGAGAGTCGTCTCCTCCGCAGCTGCCTCTTGCAATTCAGCAGAATCAGCCACCGTTCTTCGTCTCTCAATTACCTACTGATGAAATGAAACTGATCGAATACGAAACCGGACTCCGAGAAGAAACTGCTGAGAACAAATCATGTTTAGCTGATGTTGAGGTTAAGCTTTTAGGGTTTGACgccatcatcaaaattctctcCCGGAGAAGGCCCGGACAGCTGATTAAAACCATCGCCGGTCTAGAAGACTTGCAGCTTAATATCCTCCATACCAACATTACAACTATTGAACAAACTGTTCTTTATTCTTTCAACGTTAAG ATTGGGAGTGAAAGTGGAATATCAGCAGAAGATATAGCAAGCTCGGTTCAACAGATTTTCAGTTTCATTCATGCTAACAGTGGCATGTGA